The Labilithrix sp. genome includes a window with the following:
- a CDS encoding YifB family Mg chelatase-like AAA ATPase has protein sequence MLAIAESAVLTGVTAQPVRVEVRAEAGIPAFELVGLAETTVRESRVRVKAALENVGIKINEHRITVNLAPADVRKNGSSFDLAIAIGTLVALEQLPQTAIAGVLLLGELSLSGRVHALRGAVAHLVGARERGVARAIMPLANEEEASLVDGVDVGLAATLGEIVQALRGAEPLARPRRSDVLERRAWLVDDLADVRGQHGARRALEVAAAGGHNLLMMGPPGAGKTMLARRLPGILPSLTREERLEVLAIHGVAGLLGVHSVNERPFRAPHHTVSEFALVGGGEHVRPGEVSLAHHGVLFLDELAELRRSALEALRQPLEDGAVTVCRMRATTTFPARPMLVGATNPCPCGNRGDGTMRCTCAADAVRAYRRRLSGPLLDRLDVHVVLPRVELADLQGGARGEASADVRARVTRAREVQLARFRAGETSAATNAHLAQRDVERICALDTKTRSLLAAAVERRGLSARGYGKVLRVARTIADLAGVDPVRHADVSEALAARVLDRDLEGHPASAA, from the coding sequence ATGCTCGCCATCGCCGAGAGCGCTGTTCTCACGGGGGTCACCGCCCAGCCGGTTCGCGTGGAGGTGCGCGCCGAGGCAGGCATCCCTGCGTTCGAGCTCGTCGGGCTGGCCGAGACGACCGTCCGCGAGAGCCGCGTCCGCGTGAAGGCGGCGCTCGAGAACGTCGGGATCAAGATCAACGAGCATCGCATCACCGTGAACCTCGCGCCGGCGGACGTGAGGAAGAACGGGAGCTCGTTCGATCTCGCGATCGCGATCGGGACGCTGGTCGCGCTCGAGCAGCTGCCGCAGACGGCGATCGCGGGCGTGCTGCTGCTCGGAGAGCTCTCGCTCAGCGGACGCGTCCACGCGCTGCGCGGTGCGGTCGCTCATCTCGTCGGGGCGCGCGAGCGCGGCGTCGCGCGCGCGATCATGCCGCTCGCGAACGAGGAAGAGGCGTCGCTCGTCGATGGCGTCGACGTCGGGCTCGCCGCGACGCTCGGCGAGATCGTCCAGGCGCTGCGCGGCGCGGAGCCTCTCGCGCGTCCCCGGCGCTCGGACGTGCTCGAACGACGCGCCTGGCTGGTCGACGATCTCGCCGACGTTCGCGGACAGCACGGCGCGAGGCGCGCGCTCGAGGTCGCCGCCGCCGGCGGGCACAACCTCCTCATGATGGGCCCGCCCGGCGCGGGGAAGACGATGCTCGCGCGGAGGCTGCCGGGGATCCTGCCCTCGCTCACGCGCGAAGAGCGGCTCGAGGTCCTCGCGATTCACGGCGTGGCGGGCCTCCTCGGCGTGCACTCGGTGAACGAGCGGCCGTTCCGCGCGCCGCATCACACCGTGAGCGAGTTCGCCCTCGTCGGCGGCGGCGAGCACGTGCGGCCGGGAGAGGTGAGCCTCGCGCATCATGGGGTGCTCTTCCTCGACGAGCTCGCCGAGCTCCGCCGCTCCGCGCTCGAGGCGCTGCGGCAGCCGCTCGAGGACGGCGCCGTCACCGTGTGCCGGATGCGCGCGACGACGACGTTCCCCGCGCGGCCGATGCTCGTCGGCGCGACGAACCCGTGTCCGTGCGGCAACCGCGGCGACGGCACGATGCGCTGCACCTGCGCCGCCGACGCCGTGCGCGCGTACCGGCGTCGTCTGAGCGGTCCCCTGCTCGACCGGCTCGACGTGCACGTCGTCCTGCCGCGCGTCGAGCTCGCCGACCTGCAAGGCGGCGCGCGCGGAGAGGCGAGCGCCGACGTGCGGGCGCGCGTGACCCGAGCGCGAGAGGTGCAGCTCGCGCGCTTCAGGGCCGGCGAGACGAGCGCGGCGACGAACGCCCACCTGGCGCAACGCGACGTGGAGCGGATCTGCGCGCTCGACACGAAGACGCGGTCGCTCCTCGCAGCGGCGGTGGAGCGGCGTGGGCTGTCCGCGCGCGGCTACGGGAAGGTGCTCCGCGTCGCGCGGACCATCGCCGACCTCGCCGGCGTCGATCCGGTCCGGCACGCGGACGTGAGCGAAGCGCTCGCGGCGCGCGTTCTCGACCGCGACCTCGAAGGTCACCCCGCGTCCGCGGCGTGA
- the recA gene encoding recombinase RecA: MFAELAEKMKALKGVIGSVEKQFGKGAIMSLGDDGELEPVPTIPTGSLALDLATGIGGYPRGRVVEVYGPESSGKTTLSLHAIAQAQRAGGVCAFIDAEHAFDVAYARSIGVETDKLLVSQPDTGEQALEIVDMLIRSGAIDLVVVDSVAALVPKAEIEGEMGDHHMGVQARLMSQALRKLTAVAHRTGTTIMFINQLRQKIGVVFGNPETTTGGNALKFYASMRLDVRRIGQVKVGDELVGGRTRVKLAKNKMAPPFCEAEFDIRYGQGVDTLTELVDLGLTRGLVEKSGNHLSFAGTTLGNGRERSRDAIAANQELQTTLRQAILASGPVRPGRRADAAA; this comes from the coding sequence ATGTTCGCAGAGCTCGCAGAGAAGATGAAGGCGCTGAAGGGCGTCATCGGGTCGGTGGAGAAGCAGTTCGGCAAGGGCGCGATCATGTCGCTCGGGGACGACGGTGAGCTCGAGCCCGTGCCGACGATCCCGACGGGATCGCTCGCGCTCGACCTCGCGACCGGCATCGGCGGATATCCGCGCGGCCGCGTCGTCGAGGTCTACGGTCCGGAGTCGAGCGGCAAGACCACGCTGTCGCTCCACGCGATCGCGCAGGCGCAGCGCGCGGGCGGCGTGTGCGCGTTCATCGACGCGGAGCACGCCTTCGACGTGGCCTACGCGCGCTCGATCGGCGTCGAGACCGACAAGCTGCTCGTGTCGCAGCCGGACACGGGCGAGCAGGCGCTCGAGATCGTCGACATGCTGATCCGCTCGGGCGCGATCGACCTCGTCGTCGTGGACTCCGTCGCCGCGCTCGTGCCAAAGGCCGAGATCGAGGGCGAGATGGGCGACCATCACATGGGCGTCCAGGCGCGGCTCATGAGCCAGGCGCTCCGGAAGCTCACCGCCGTCGCGCATCGCACGGGGACCACCATCATGTTTATCAATCAGCTCCGTCAGAAAATAGGCGTCGTCTTCGGCAATCCCGAGACCACGACCGGCGGCAACGCGCTGAAGTTCTACGCGTCGATGCGGCTCGACGTCCGCCGCATCGGTCAGGTGAAGGTCGGCGACGAGCTCGTCGGCGGACGTACTCGCGTAAAGCTCGCAAAAAACAAAATGGCACCTCCATTTTGCGAAGCGGAGTTCGATATTCGATACGGGCAGGGCGTCGACACGCTCACGGAGCTCGTCGATCTCGGGCTCACGCGCGGGCTCGTCGAGAAAAGTGGGAATCACCTCTCGTTCGCGGGGACCACCCTCGGGAACGGGCGGGAGCGCTCGCGCGACGCGATCGCCGCGAATCAGGAGCTTCAGACGACGCTGCGGCAGGCCATCCTCGCGTCCGGTCCGGTGCGGCCCGGCCGGCGCGCGGACGCCGCGGCGTGA